A window of Longispora fulva contains these coding sequences:
- a CDS encoding M4 family metallopeptidase — protein MKNTRVLAAGVAVGAAVAVAIASAVTASGAPSAQPSALVADVAAPDPSAAVAGAERVIAADPAAVHGAPGESYTSRGVVSTPQGLQYVTYDRRYQGLAVVGGDFTVVTDAHGNVRSTTAAQTRAITVATTPAVAAGQATATSRAQLPHVDAVTGQRLVVLAWGEPKLAWETIVVGLTEHAPSRLHVFVDAATGAVLRADDEVKAGEGTGKWNGPNPLAIDTTHSGSTYTTADPNRPGVKCTDIGTKQVFSGSDDTWGNGSGGDRETGCVDVLYDVQHEWDMLKNWLGRSGIDGRGNGFEVRVGLGDVNAYWTGDHIEIGHNNNNDWISSMDVVGHENGHAIDQFTGGGTAGEAGLGEATGDIFGALTEAYANQSAQYDAPDYLVGEMINLTGNGPIRNMADPSKVGNHPNCYSSSIPNTEVHAAAGPMNHWFYLLAEGTNPGNGKPTSPTCNNGGTLTGIGIRQAGQVFYNAMLAKPSNVSYKQYRTLTLKAAKDIDSTCGYFAKAKAAWDAVSVPAQSGDPTCSGSTPTASPSTSPTASPTASPSTSPTAGPTSSPTGQPGGTVTVTNPGQQTGFVGFQAFPLQIRATSSTGGTLTYSATGLPPGLSISSSGAVSGRPTTAGTYTVKVTATNSGGATGSTTFSYQIYGF, from the coding sequence ATGAAGAACACGCGTGTGTTAGCGGCGGGGGTCGCTGTCGGCGCCGCCGTGGCCGTCGCGATCGCCTCGGCGGTGACCGCCTCCGGCGCGCCGTCGGCCCAGCCGTCCGCGCTGGTGGCCGACGTCGCCGCCCCCGACCCGTCGGCCGCCGTCGCCGGCGCCGAACGGGTGATCGCCGCCGACCCGGCCGCCGTGCACGGCGCGCCGGGGGAGAGCTACACGTCCCGGGGCGTCGTGAGCACCCCGCAGGGCCTGCAGTACGTGACCTACGACCGGCGGTACCAGGGCCTGGCGGTCGTCGGCGGCGACTTCACGGTCGTCACCGACGCGCACGGCAACGTCCGGTCCACCACGGCCGCGCAGACCAGGGCGATCACAGTCGCCACCACCCCGGCCGTCGCGGCGGGCCAGGCGACCGCGACGTCGCGGGCCCAGCTCCCGCACGTGGACGCCGTGACCGGCCAGCGGCTCGTCGTCCTGGCCTGGGGCGAGCCCAAACTGGCCTGGGAGACCATCGTGGTCGGTCTGACCGAACACGCCCCGAGCAGGCTGCACGTCTTCGTCGACGCGGCCACCGGCGCCGTGCTGCGCGCCGACGACGAGGTGAAGGCCGGCGAGGGCACCGGCAAGTGGAACGGCCCGAACCCGCTGGCCATCGACACCACGCACTCGGGGAGCACGTACACGACGGCCGACCCGAACCGGCCCGGGGTGAAGTGCACGGACATCGGCACCAAGCAGGTGTTCTCCGGTTCGGACGACACCTGGGGCAACGGTTCCGGCGGTGACCGGGAGACCGGCTGCGTGGACGTGCTCTACGACGTGCAGCACGAGTGGGACATGCTGAAGAACTGGCTCGGCCGCAGCGGGATCGACGGCCGGGGCAACGGCTTCGAGGTGCGGGTCGGCCTGGGCGACGTCAACGCCTACTGGACCGGCGACCACATCGAGATCGGCCACAACAACAACAATGACTGGATCTCGTCGATGGACGTCGTCGGGCACGAGAACGGGCACGCGATCGACCAGTTCACCGGTGGCGGCACGGCCGGCGAGGCCGGGCTGGGCGAGGCGACCGGGGACATCTTCGGCGCGCTGACCGAGGCGTACGCCAACCAGTCCGCGCAGTACGACGCGCCCGACTACCTCGTCGGCGAGATGATCAACCTGACCGGCAACGGCCCGATCCGCAACATGGCCGACCCGTCGAAGGTCGGCAATCACCCCAACTGCTACTCCTCGTCGATCCCGAACACCGAGGTGCACGCCGCCGCCGGCCCGATGAACCACTGGTTCTACCTGCTTGCCGAGGGCACCAACCCGGGCAACGGCAAGCCGACCAGCCCGACCTGCAACAACGGCGGCACCCTCACCGGGATCGGCATCCGGCAGGCCGGCCAGGTCTTCTACAACGCGATGCTGGCCAAGCCGTCCAACGTCAGCTACAAGCAGTACCGCACCCTGACCCTGAAGGCCGCCAAGGACATCGACTCGACGTGCGGGTACTTCGCCAAGGCCAAGGCGGCGTGGGACGCGGTGAGCGTGCCGGCCCAGTCCGGTGACCCGACGTGCTCCGGCTCCACCCCGACGGCCTCGCCGTCGACCAGCCCGACCGCTTCCCCGACCGCGTCCCCGAGCACCAGCCCGACCGCCGGCCCGACGTCGAGCCCGACCGGGCAGCCGGGCGGCACGGTGACCGTCACCAACCCGGGTCAGCAGACCGGGTTCGTGGGCTTCCAGGCGTTCCCGTTGCAGATCAGGGCCACGTCCAGCACCGGGGGCACCCTGACCTACTCGGCGACCGGACTGCCGCCGGGCCTGTCGATCAGCTCCTCCGGGGCGGTGAGCGGCCGGCCGACGACGGCGGGCACGTACACCGTGAAGGTCACCGCGACCAACAGCGGCGGCGCGACCGGCAGCACCACGTTCAGCTACCAGATCTACGGCTTCTAG
- the metH gene encoding methionine synthase: MDRTVTSHNALRELLDGRVAVLDGAWGTMLQGAGLTPADYRGDLLPDHTHDVTGDPDLLNLTRPDVILDVHRRYLAAGADITTTNTFTATSIGQADYGLQHLVRDMNLRGAQLARQAADEVGGKFVAGSIGPLNVTLSLSPRVEDPAYRAVTFDEVHAAYVEQIRALADGGVDLLLIETIFDTLNAKAAIAAARDVAPDLPLWISVAIVDLSGRTLSGQTVEAFWASIEQAKPLIVGVNCSMGAEQLRPHVAELSRLAGTYVACHPNAGLPNAFGGYDETPEETSGLLAEFISSGLVNVVGGCCGTSPAHIALIAAAAAGQPTREVPELAPGTRFSGLEPFSIGPDTGFVMIGERTNVTGSAKFRRLIESGDHQKAVDVALEQVRGGANLLDVNMDADLLDSERAMTTFLNLIATEPEVARIPVMIDSSRWSVLETGLKCVQGKGVVNSISLKEGEEPFLAQARTILSYGAGVVVMAFDEQGQADTTERKVAICARAYDLLTGIGFPADDIIFDPNVLAVATGISEHNGYAKNFLDALPLIKERCPGAHISGGISNLSFSFRGNDVVREAMHSAFLFHAVQLGLDMGIVNAGQLAVYENIPADLLELVEDVLFDRREDATDRLVAFAENVKGSGTRRVVDLSWREAPVAQRLSHALVHGVVDFIEEDTEEARQAATRPLDVIEGPLMDGMKIVGDLFGAGKMFLPQVVKSARVMKRSVAYLEPFMDAEREADRLAGRADTARGQGKVVMATVKGDVHDIGKNIVGVVLGCNNYEVIDLGVMVPASVILDTAVTEGADAIGLSGLITPSLDEMVTVAAEMQRRGLKLPLLVGGATTSKQHTAVRIAPAYDGSTVHVLDASRVVGVVSDLMNPDRAAELDADNRADQERLREQHANRSQTPLLDLARARANREIVSFDDLPVPVFTGVRVVEPDLAELRAMIDWTFLFLAWELKGKYPAILERPEARELFDEANTLLDQIIAEGSFTAKGAYGYWPAHADGDDLVLDGGPRFAMLRQQTAKPAGRPNRSLADYLAPAGDHLGGFAVAIHGAEQLAARYEADNDDYRAIMVKALADRLAEAFAEHIHLKARRDWYEPDAQPLLEDLHAERFRGIRPALGYPASPDHSQKGDLFALLGAGELGMGLTETFAMTPAASVSGLLFAHPDAKYFTVGRIGRDQAEDYAERRGQDLTEVERWLRPNLGYEPR, from the coding sequence ATGGACAGGACCGTGACCAGCCACAACGCGCTGCGGGAGCTGCTCGACGGCCGGGTGGCCGTGCTCGACGGCGCCTGGGGCACGATGTTGCAGGGCGCCGGGCTGACCCCGGCCGACTACCGGGGCGACCTGCTCCCGGACCACACCCACGACGTGACCGGCGACCCGGACCTGCTGAACCTGACCCGGCCGGACGTCATCCTCGACGTGCACCGGCGGTACCTGGCGGCGGGTGCGGACATCACGACCACGAACACGTTCACGGCCACCAGCATCGGGCAGGCCGACTACGGGCTCCAGCACCTGGTCCGGGACATGAACCTGCGCGGGGCCCAGCTGGCCCGGCAGGCGGCCGACGAGGTGGGCGGGAAGTTCGTCGCCGGTTCGATCGGTCCGCTGAACGTCACCCTGTCGCTGTCGCCCCGGGTGGAGGACCCCGCGTACCGGGCGGTCACCTTCGACGAGGTCCACGCCGCGTACGTCGAGCAGATCCGGGCCCTGGCCGACGGCGGGGTGGACCTGCTGCTGATCGAGACCATCTTCGACACCCTCAACGCCAAGGCCGCGATCGCCGCCGCCCGCGACGTCGCGCCGGATCTGCCGCTGTGGATCTCGGTGGCGATCGTCGACCTGAGCGGCCGGACGCTGTCCGGGCAGACCGTGGAGGCGTTCTGGGCCTCGATCGAGCAGGCCAAGCCGCTGATCGTCGGGGTGAACTGCTCGATGGGCGCCGAGCAGCTGCGCCCGCACGTGGCCGAGTTGTCGCGGCTGGCCGGCACGTACGTCGCCTGCCACCCCAACGCCGGCCTGCCCAACGCGTTCGGCGGCTACGACGAGACCCCGGAGGAGACGTCCGGACTGCTCGCCGAGTTCATCTCCTCGGGCCTGGTGAACGTGGTCGGCGGGTGCTGCGGCACCAGTCCGGCGCACATCGCGCTGATCGCGGCCGCCGCGGCCGGCCAGCCGACTCGGGAGGTGCCGGAGCTGGCCCCGGGGACCAGGTTCAGCGGGCTGGAGCCGTTCTCGATCGGCCCGGACACCGGCTTCGTCATGATCGGCGAGCGGACGAACGTGACCGGCTCGGCGAAGTTCCGCCGGCTGATCGAGTCCGGTGACCACCAGAAGGCCGTGGACGTGGCCCTCGAGCAGGTCCGGGGCGGGGCCAACCTGCTCGACGTGAACATGGACGCCGACCTGCTCGACAGCGAGCGGGCCATGACCACGTTCCTGAACCTGATCGCCACCGAGCCCGAGGTGGCCCGGATCCCGGTCATGATCGACAGCTCGCGGTGGAGCGTGCTGGAAACCGGGCTGAAGTGCGTGCAGGGCAAGGGCGTGGTCAACTCGATCAGCCTCAAGGAGGGCGAGGAGCCGTTCCTGGCCCAGGCCCGCACCATCCTGTCCTACGGGGCCGGCGTGGTCGTGATGGCCTTCGACGAACAGGGCCAGGCCGACACCACCGAGCGCAAGGTCGCCATCTGCGCCCGCGCGTACGACCTGCTCACCGGGATCGGCTTCCCGGCCGACGACATCATCTTCGACCCGAACGTGCTGGCCGTGGCCACCGGGATCAGCGAGCACAACGGGTACGCGAAGAACTTCCTCGACGCCCTGCCCCTGATCAAGGAACGCTGCCCCGGCGCGCACATCAGCGGCGGCATCTCCAACCTGTCGTTCTCCTTCCGGGGCAACGACGTGGTCCGCGAGGCCATGCACTCGGCGTTCCTGTTCCACGCCGTCCAGCTCGGCCTGGACATGGGCATCGTCAACGCCGGCCAGCTCGCCGTGTACGAGAACATCCCCGCCGACCTGCTCGAACTCGTCGAGGACGTGCTGTTCGACCGGCGCGAGGACGCCACCGACCGGCTTGTCGCGTTCGCGGAGAACGTGAAGGGCTCCGGTACCCGTCGGGTGGTGGATCTGTCCTGGCGTGAGGCCCCGGTCGCCCAGCGCCTGTCGCACGCCCTCGTGCACGGCGTCGTCGACTTCATCGAGGAGGACACCGAGGAGGCCCGGCAGGCGGCCACCCGGCCCCTCGACGTGATCGAGGGCCCGCTGATGGACGGCATGAAGATCGTCGGCGACCTGTTCGGCGCCGGCAAAATGTTCCTGCCCCAGGTCGTCAAGAGCGCCCGGGTGATGAAACGCTCCGTCGCCTACCTGGAGCCGTTCATGGACGCCGAACGGGAGGCAGACCGGCTCGCCGGCCGCGCCGACACCGCCCGCGGCCAGGGCAAGGTCGTGATGGCCACCGTGAAGGGCGACGTGCACGACATCGGCAAGAACATCGTCGGCGTCGTCCTCGGCTGCAACAACTACGAGGTCATCGACCTCGGCGTCATGGTCCCGGCGTCCGTCATCCTCGACACCGCCGTCACCGAGGGCGCCGACGCGATCGGCCTGTCCGGCCTGATCACCCCGTCCCTGGACGAGATGGTCACCGTCGCCGCCGAGATGCAGCGCCGGGGCTTGAAACTCCCGCTCCTCGTCGGCGGGGCCACCACGTCCAAGCAGCACACGGCCGTACGGATCGCACCCGCCTACGACGGCAGCACCGTGCACGTCCTGGACGCCTCCCGGGTCGTCGGCGTCGTCTCCGACCTGATGAACCCTGACCGCGCCGCGGAACTCGACGCCGACAACCGCGCGGACCAGGAACGCCTGCGCGAACAGCACGCCAACCGCTCCCAGACCCCGCTGCTGGACCTCGCCCGCGCCCGGGCGAACCGGGAGATCGTCTCCTTCGACGACCTGCCGGTGCCGGTGTTCACCGGGGTGCGCGTGGTCGAACCGGACCTGGCCGAGCTGCGGGCGATGATCGACTGGACGTTCCTGTTCCTGGCGTGGGAGCTCAAGGGGAAGTACCCGGCGATCCTGGAGCGGCCCGAGGCCCGGGAACTCTTCGACGAGGCCAACACCCTCCTCGACCAGATCATCGCCGAGGGATCCTTCACCGCGAAGGGCGCATACGGGTACTGGCCGGCACACGCCGACGGCGACGACCTGGTCCTCGACGGCGGGCCGCGCTTCGCGATGCTGCGCCAGCAGACCGCCAAACCGGCCGGCCGCCCCAACCGCAGCCTCGCCGACTACCTCGCCCCGGCCGGCGACCACCTCGGCGGCTTCGCCGTCGCCATCCACGGCGCCGAACAGCTCGCCGCCCGCTACGAGGCCGACAACGACGACTACCGGGCCATCATGGTCAAGGCCTTGGCCGACCGGCTCGCCGAGGCTTTCGCCGAACACATCCACCTGAAGGCCCGGCGCGACTGGTACGAGCCCGACGCGCAACCCCTCCTGGAGGACCTGCACGCCGAACGGTTCCGGGGCATCCGGCCCGCGCTGGGGTACCCGGCGAGCCCGGACCACAGCCAGAAGGGGGACCTGTTCGCGCTGCTCGGGGCGGGGGAGTTGGGGATGGGATTGACGGAGACGTTCGCGATGACCCCGGCGGCGAGCGTGAGCGGGCTGCTGTTCGCGCACCCGGACGCGAAGTACTTCACCGTGGGGCGGATCGGACGCGACCAGGCCGAGGACTACGCGGAGCGGCGGGGCCAGGACCTGACCGAGGTGGAACGGTGGCTGCGGCCGAACCTGGGGTACGAACCCCGGTAA
- a CDS encoding DNA glycosylase AlkZ-like family protein has protein sequence MAVHQLSRVDARRIAVRAQLLDGPRPTGALDPTELPDMVRHLTLLQIDLVEAVAPSADLVAWSRLGPDAPAELRAALKDRTLLELRGMIRPAEDVALYRAEMAEWPGPGELVAWRESQRDWVLANDACRRDILARLDASGPLVSGEIPDTCAVPWKSSGWNNNRNVGQLLDLMVLRGEVAVAGRRGRDRLWDLASRVYPDDPAVPTGEALRVRAERRLRSLGIARARAAETPVEPGDVGEVGEPAVIEGVKGVWRVDPAQLGQPFTGRAALLSPHDRLVYDRKRMVELFEFDYQLEMYKPVAQRRWGYYALPILSGDRLVGKLDATADRRSGVLRVDAVHQDEAFDKDVSAAVDEEIEDLARWLHLDLAWPG, from the coding sequence GTGGCCGTTCACCAGCTCTCCCGGGTCGACGCGCGCCGGATCGCCGTGCGCGCCCAACTCCTCGACGGCCCACGCCCGACCGGTGCCCTGGATCCCACCGAGCTGCCGGACATGGTCAGGCACCTCACCCTGCTGCAGATCGACCTGGTCGAGGCCGTCGCGCCGAGTGCCGACCTCGTGGCCTGGAGCCGCCTCGGACCCGACGCGCCGGCCGAGCTGCGCGCCGCGCTGAAGGACCGCACCCTGCTGGAGCTGCGCGGGATGATCCGTCCGGCCGAGGACGTGGCGTTGTACCGGGCGGAGATGGCGGAATGGCCGGGGCCCGGCGAGCTGGTCGCGTGGCGGGAAAGCCAGCGCGACTGGGTGCTCGCCAACGACGCGTGCCGGCGCGACATCCTGGCGCGGCTCGACGCGTCCGGGCCGCTGGTCTCGGGGGAGATCCCGGACACCTGCGCCGTCCCGTGGAAGTCGAGCGGCTGGAACAACAACCGCAACGTCGGACAGCTGCTGGACCTGATGGTCCTGCGCGGCGAGGTCGCCGTCGCCGGCCGGCGGGGCCGCGACCGGCTGTGGGACCTGGCCTCGAGGGTCTACCCGGACGACCCGGCGGTCCCGACCGGCGAGGCGCTGCGGGTGCGCGCCGAGCGGCGGTTGCGGTCGCTGGGGATCGCGCGCGCCCGGGCGGCGGAGACCCCGGTCGAGCCGGGGGATGTCGGCGAGGTCGGAGAGCCGGCGGTGATCGAGGGCGTCAAGGGCGTGTGGCGGGTGGATCCGGCCCAGCTCGGGCAGCCGTTCACCGGGCGGGCCGCGTTGTTGTCCCCGCACGACCGCCTCGTCTACGACCGCAAGCGCATGGTGGAGCTGTTCGAGTTCGACTACCAACTGGAGATGTACAAGCCGGTGGCCCAGCGCCGGTGGGGGTATTACGCGCTGCCGATCCTGTCCGGCGACCGCCTGGTCGGCAAGCTCGACGCCACGGCCGACCGCAGGTCCGGTGTGCTCCGGGTCGACGCGGTCCACCAGGACGAGGCGTTCGACAAGGACGTGTCGGCGGCCGTGGACGAGGAGATCGAGGACCTGGCCCGCTGGCTCCACCTGGACCTCGCCTGGCCGGGATGA
- a CDS encoding tannase/feruloyl esterase family alpha/beta hydrolase, with protein sequence MRSTPTPGGARRLGLLAAAAVLLGMAVAAPAASAPTRAEPATAPAAITTPVVPKLDCSALPGLDLTAVPDAPSRIVSAATVTVGTAAFCDIKGYISPQTQFELKLPVATWRGQYVQLGCGGLCGDVPAIAPGVSTGCAPVNNGELAIGADNQGHLGANRFDGLWAKDDPQLRAVFGVTSEHSMAQLAKAVIGRYYGQAPTYAYYDGCSGGGREGLIEAQRYPDDFDGILSGAPAFDATDFAAFEAWIHRSNTDGSGRQILGRPKLPALHTAVLTACAGPDGLIDHPRTCAFEPATLQCPADTDTAGCLTADQVTVVRKFYTGPVDARGRNLYPGGLAYGSELAWAGWDIAATDDPAAALTTNAAQFGLNFLKYLAYEKNPPASYTLRDFEFTDSSYARLQGLAGTYNATNPDLAAFRKHGGKIILYHGWADQAISPFGTVAYYGDVVTKAGGYSAAQSFSRLYMMPGQYHCLGIGGGDPLATADLLTPLMSWVQEGQAPGAATLTSVHPAAGQPATIVVQPMNPLTVVAPTGGRGYNTGYRWIGRFH encoded by the coding sequence GTGCGATCCACACCGACCCCCGGCGGCGCTCGTCGTCTGGGGCTGCTCGCCGCAGCGGCTGTGCTCCTGGGCATGGCCGTGGCGGCCCCCGCGGCCTCGGCGCCCACCCGCGCCGAACCCGCCACCGCGCCCGCCGCGATCACCACCCCGGTCGTACCGAAACTGGACTGCTCGGCGCTGCCCGGCCTGGATCTGACCGCCGTCCCCGACGCGCCCAGCCGAATCGTCTCGGCGGCCACCGTCACGGTCGGCACCGCGGCGTTCTGCGACATCAAGGGGTACATCAGCCCGCAGACCCAGTTCGAACTCAAGCTTCCCGTCGCCACCTGGCGCGGCCAGTACGTGCAACTGGGCTGCGGCGGCCTCTGCGGGGACGTGCCCGCCATCGCGCCCGGGGTGTCCACGGGCTGCGCCCCGGTGAACAACGGCGAACTCGCGATCGGTGCCGACAACCAGGGCCACCTCGGCGCGAACCGCTTCGACGGCCTGTGGGCGAAGGACGACCCGCAGCTGCGGGCTGTGTTCGGCGTGACCTCCGAGCACAGCATGGCCCAGCTCGCCAAGGCCGTGATCGGCCGGTACTACGGCCAGGCCCCGACGTACGCGTACTACGACGGCTGCTCGGGCGGCGGGCGCGAGGGCCTGATCGAGGCGCAGCGGTACCCGGACGACTTCGACGGCATCCTGTCGGGGGCCCCGGCGTTCGACGCCACCGACTTCGCCGCCTTCGAGGCCTGGATCCACCGGTCGAACACCGACGGGTCCGGCCGGCAGATCCTGGGCCGCCCCAAGCTGCCCGCGCTGCACACCGCCGTCCTGACCGCGTGCGCCGGCCCCGACGGCCTCATCGACCACCCGCGGACGTGCGCGTTCGAACCCGCCACCCTCCAGTGCCCGGCCGACACGGACACCGCCGGCTGCCTGACCGCCGACCAGGTCACCGTCGTCCGGAAGTTCTACACAGGACCCGTCGACGCCCGGGGCCGCAACCTCTACCCGGGCGGCCTGGCGTACGGCTCCGAGCTGGCCTGGGCCGGCTGGGACATCGCCGCCACCGACGACCCGGCGGCGGCCCTGACCACGAACGCCGCCCAGTTCGGGCTCAACTTCCTGAAGTACCTCGCCTACGAGAAGAACCCGCCCGCCTCCTACACCCTGCGGGACTTCGAGTTCACCGACTCCTCCTACGCCCGACTCCAGGGCCTCGCGGGCACCTACAACGCGACCAACCCCGACCTGGCGGCCTTCCGCAAGCACGGTGGCAAGATCATCCTGTACCACGGCTGGGCCGACCAGGCCATCTCCCCGTTCGGCACCGTGGCCTACTACGGCGACGTCGTCACGAAGGCCGGCGGGTACTCCGCGGCCCAGTCGTTCTCGCGGCTGTACATGATGCCGGGTCAGTACCACTGCCTGGGGATCGGCGGCGGGGACCCGTTGGCGACGGCCGACCTGCTGACGCCGCTGATGTCGTGGGTGCAGGAGGGGCAGGCTCCCGGGGCCGCCACGCTGACGTCGGTGCACCCCGCCGCCGGGCAGCCGGCCACGATCGTGGTGCAGCCGATGAACCCGCTGACAGTGGTGGCGCCGACCGGGGGGCGCGGGTACAACACCGGGTACCGGTGGATCGGCCGGTTCCACTGA
- a CDS encoding GlxA family transcriptional regulator, which yields MTQESSHRVVVIVDENSNPFELGCATEIFGLRRPELGRDLYDFRLCSPEPDIVMRDGFFTLTGVASLDAAEEADTLIVPNRPDVEVPRRPAVLDAVRRAHARGARLIGFCSGAFTLAEAGVLDGRRATAHWQWAPAFRRRFPAVLLETDVLFVDDGDILTAAGSAAALDLGLHVVRRDHGAEVANAVSRRLVFAAHRAGGQRQFVERPVPDLPDESLAPVLAWAQERLDTPLTVPDLATRAAVSPATLHRRFRAQLGTTPLAWLTGERLTLACRLIERGESSLELVARRTGLGTATNLRALMRREIGLTPSAYRRRFGPAAGGR from the coding sequence ATGACGCAAGAATCCTCGCACCGGGTGGTCGTGATCGTGGACGAGAACTCCAACCCGTTCGAGCTGGGCTGCGCGACGGAGATCTTCGGGCTGCGCCGGCCGGAGCTCGGTCGCGACCTCTACGACTTCCGGCTCTGCTCGCCGGAGCCGGACATCGTGATGCGGGACGGGTTCTTCACCCTCACCGGCGTCGCCAGCCTGGACGCCGCAGAGGAGGCCGACACGCTGATCGTGCCGAACCGGCCCGACGTCGAGGTCCCCCGCCGCCCCGCCGTGCTCGACGCCGTCCGACGCGCGCACGCGCGGGGCGCGCGCCTGATCGGCTTCTGCAGCGGCGCGTTCACCCTGGCCGAGGCCGGAGTGCTCGACGGCCGCCGGGCCACGGCGCACTGGCAGTGGGCGCCGGCGTTCCGGCGACGGTTCCCGGCCGTGCTGCTGGAGACCGACGTGCTGTTCGTCGACGACGGCGACATCCTCACCGCCGCTGGCAGCGCCGCGGCCCTCGACCTCGGGCTGCACGTGGTGCGCCGCGACCACGGGGCGGAGGTCGCCAACGCCGTCAGCCGGCGGCTGGTCTTCGCCGCGCACCGGGCCGGCGGGCAGCGCCAGTTCGTCGAGCGGCCCGTGCCTGACCTGCCGGACGAGTCCCTCGCGCCGGTGCTCGCCTGGGCCCAGGAGCGGCTCGACACCCCATTGACGGTGCCGGACCTTGCGACCCGCGCGGCGGTCAGTCCGGCGACGCTGCACCGCCGGTTCCGTGCCCAGCTGGGCACGACGCCGCTGGCCTGGCTGACCGGCGAACGCCTCACCCTGGCCTGCCGGCTGATCGAGCGCGGCGAGTCCAGCCTGGAACTCGTCGCCCGGCGCACCGGGCTGGGCACGGCCACGAATCTGCGGGCGCTGATGCGGCGGGAGATCGGGCTGACGCCGTCGGCCTACCGGCGGCGCTTCGGCCCAGCCGCCGGGGGTCGTTAG
- a CDS encoding cupin domain-containing protein: MTDEPIALSAALASFDTLWSPRVVTRVDDHEVRIAKVRGEHVWHSHAETDEFFLVLDGELRIALRDRTVVLPAGSVFTVPRGVEHKPSSESGASILMFELTGTSTVGDHSGPVPGHVDATTGHPLGYQGQPQLGGVTNDR; the protein is encoded by the coding sequence ATGACTGACGAACCGATCGCGCTCAGCGCGGCCCTGGCCTCCTTCGACACCCTGTGGAGCCCCCGCGTCGTCACCCGGGTCGATGACCACGAGGTCCGGATCGCCAAGGTGCGCGGCGAGCACGTCTGGCACTCGCACGCCGAAACCGACGAATTCTTCCTGGTACTCGACGGCGAACTGCGTATCGCGCTCCGCGACCGCACGGTCGTGCTCCCGGCGGGCTCGGTGTTCACGGTGCCCCGCGGCGTGGAGCACAAGCCGTCCTCGGAGTCCGGAGCGTCGATCCTGATGTTCGAGCTGACCGGTACGTCGACCGTCGGCGACCACAGCGGCCCGGTACCCGGCCACGTGGACGCGACCACCGGCCACCCCCTCGGCTACCAGGGGCAGCCGCAGCTCGGCGGGGTCACGAACGACAGGTAG
- a CDS encoding bestrophin-like domain gives MSAANVGLVAGCVVAAILALAAMTRWVPQSWRDGGLPSVIDQFAGVNKTLFSFILALSLVSASASLSQAGTQVNAEAASLTNFYWATRPLAQGPREHLRELTREYTDTVISEEWPAMADGRTDTRAQELYDEMRRTLQDADKGTARENEFTRDALVSLRAVGDARRARVLSISQEIPSYLWFGLIGSAILVVLAAAVQIPRMSVPGVVSIGLLALLLSSVLTVLSALNHPFGGGIHVEPDSLRYALNRFAAI, from the coding sequence ATGAGCGCGGCGAATGTGGGACTGGTGGCGGGCTGTGTCGTCGCGGCGATCCTGGCCCTCGCCGCGATGACCCGATGGGTACCGCAGAGTTGGCGGGACGGCGGACTGCCCTCAGTCATCGACCAGTTCGCAGGCGTCAACAAGACCCTGTTCTCGTTCATTCTCGCGCTGTCACTGGTCTCGGCGTCGGCCAGCCTGAGCCAGGCGGGCACCCAGGTCAACGCCGAGGCCGCGAGCCTGACCAACTTCTACTGGGCGACCCGGCCACTGGCCCAGGGGCCGCGTGAGCACCTGCGGGAGCTGACCCGGGAGTACACGGACACGGTCATCAGCGAGGAGTGGCCGGCCATGGCGGACGGTCGCACCGACACCCGGGCCCAGGAACTCTACGACGAGATGCGCAGGACCCTGCAGGACGCGGACAAGGGCACCGCGCGGGAGAACGAGTTCACCCGCGACGCGCTGGTCTCCCTGCGGGCCGTGGGCGACGCCCGCCGGGCCCGGGTGCTGTCGATCTCCCAGGAGATCCCGTCCTACCTGTGGTTCGGCCTGATCGGCTCGGCCATCCTGGTCGTCCTCGCCGCGGCGGTCCAGATCCCCAGGATGTCGGTGCCCGGGGTGGTGAGCATCGGGTTGCTCGCCCTGCTGCTGTCCTCGGTCCTGACGGTCCTGTCGGCGTTGAACCATCCGTTCGGCGGCGGTATCCACGTGGAGCCGGACTCCCTGCGCTACGCCCTGAACCGGTTCGCCGCGATCTGA